One window of the Pseudofrankia sp. DC12 genome contains the following:
- a CDS encoding SAM-dependent methyltransferase, with product MAVLPPGSYLALSCLTADLAPGPVNTAVGVYHAQGLPCVARPHAATLRFFDGLEIVDPGLTPTHLWRPDDLAPSPEAIAGGNIIYGAVARKP from the coding sequence ATGGCCGTGCTGCCGCCGGGCAGCTACCTCGCGCTCAGCTGCCTCACCGCGGACCTCGCGCCCGGGCCGGTGAACACCGCCGTCGGCGTCTACCACGCGCAGGGCCTGCCCTGTGTCGCGCGCCCACACGCCGCGACGCTGCGCTTCTTCGACGGGCTGGAGATCGTCGACCCCGGCCTCACCCCGACCCACCTGTGGCGGCCGGACGACCTCGCGCCGTCCCCGGAGGCGATCGCCGGCGGCAACATCATCTACGGCGCCGTCGCCCGCAAGCCGTAG
- the urtD gene encoding urea ABC transporter ATP-binding protein UrtD → MTTDATAAGTVDAPSGEALLAVRGLRVVFDGFVAIDGIDFTVNRGELRFLIGPNGAGKTTLVDVITGLTKPTSGSVTFAGTELVGQREHRIVRLGIGRTFQTATVFEELTVLENIDLAASFRQPVPALFRRRRGISGSVARVLDTTQLAGLAGRKAGILSHGQRQWLEIGMLLAQDPRLLLLDEPVAGMTKDERERTGQLLQQIAKEHTVVVIEHDMEFLRRFARLVTVLHEGKVLMEGTVAEVQADRRVQEVYLGRASEEAGGPEAAAELEAAP, encoded by the coding sequence ATGACCACCGACGCGACGGCCGCCGGCACCGTCGATGCCCCGAGCGGCGAGGCGCTGCTCGCGGTCCGCGGGCTGCGGGTCGTCTTCGACGGCTTCGTCGCGATCGACGGCATCGACTTCACCGTGAACCGCGGCGAGCTGCGGTTCCTCATCGGCCCCAACGGCGCGGGCAAGACGACGCTCGTCGACGTCATCACCGGCCTGACGAAACCGACGTCCGGCTCGGTCACCTTCGCCGGCACGGAGCTGGTCGGCCAGCGCGAGCACCGGATCGTCCGGCTCGGCATCGGCCGGACGTTCCAGACCGCGACTGTGTTCGAGGAACTGACCGTGCTGGAGAACATCGACCTGGCAGCCAGCTTCCGCCAGCCCGTCCCGGCGCTGTTCCGCAGGCGCAGGGGGATCAGCGGCTCGGTCGCCCGGGTGCTCGACACGACACAGCTCGCCGGCCTCGCCGGTCGCAAGGCCGGCATTCTCTCCCACGGCCAGCGGCAGTGGCTGGAGATCGGCATGCTGCTCGCGCAGGACCCCCGGCTGCTGCTGCTGGATGAGCCGGTGGCCGGCATGACCAAGGACGAGCGCGAGCGCACCGGCCAGCTGCTCCAGCAGATCGCCAAGGAGCACACGGTCGTCGTCATCGAGCACGACATGGAGTTCCTGCGCCGGTTCGCCCGGCTGGTCACCGTCCTGCACGAGGGCAAGGTGCTCATGGAAGGCACGGTGGCCGAGGTCCAGGCCGACCGGCGGGTCCAGGAGGTCTACCTGGGGCGCGCGTCCGAGGAGGCCGGCGGTCCCGAGGCGGCCGCGGAGCTGGAGGCGGCGCCGTGA
- a CDS encoding GntR family transcriptional regulator produces MALLQPATNLDTARRSAHPVRMTRVGGPMGTAVGAAALAGGTGRGTPTSLLDDGRVGRHVRVPKTAELVAAHLRRQIVRGELVEGDALPPEAVLMEQFGVSRPTLREAFRVLESEALISVRRGAHGGARVHRPDGHVAARYAGLVLEHRRTTVADVQHARASLETPAVRMLAEAQAGPALGRLRAALSESATAIDGGQTPGGAAASHDGTGPDPWAALNGFHHLLVELAGNQTLTVIDNMLRHILHTAATGHQPGLDGRPELSGPADAEGRDELAGHLDVHRRLVELIERGDPDAAEALWRRHVAEATDERSAAPLDLLGG; encoded by the coding sequence ATGGCGTTACTGCAACCGGCCACCAATCTCGACACGGCCCGCCGGAGCGCCCACCCGGTGCGCATGACCAGAGTGGGCGGCCCGATGGGCACAGCGGTGGGCGCGGCCGCCCTGGCCGGCGGTACCGGACGCGGCACCCCGACGTCCCTGCTCGACGACGGTCGGGTCGGGCGCCATGTGCGGGTCCCCAAGACCGCCGAGCTGGTCGCGGCGCACCTGCGCCGCCAGATCGTGCGCGGCGAGCTGGTCGAGGGGGACGCGCTGCCTCCCGAAGCCGTCCTCATGGAGCAGTTCGGCGTCTCCAGGCCGACGCTGCGCGAGGCGTTCCGCGTCCTGGAGTCGGAGGCGCTGATCTCGGTCCGCCGCGGCGCGCACGGCGGCGCCCGGGTGCACCGGCCGGACGGCCACGTCGCGGCCCGCTACGCCGGGCTGGTGCTGGAGCACCGCCGCACCACGGTCGCCGACGTCCAGCACGCGCGGGCGTCGCTGGAGACGCCCGCGGTTCGGATGCTGGCCGAGGCGCAGGCCGGACCGGCGCTGGGCCGGCTGCGGGCGGCGCTGAGCGAGTCCGCCACGGCGATCGACGGCGGCCAGACACCGGGCGGCGCGGCGGCCAGCCACGACGGCACCGGCCCGGACCCCTGGGCGGCGCTGAACGGCTTCCACCACCTGCTCGTCGAGCTGGCCGGGAACCAGACGCTCACCGTGATCGACAACATGCTCCGTCACATCCTGCACACCGCGGCGACCGGCCACCAGCCGGGCCTGGACGGGCGTCCCGAGCTCTCGGGTCCCGCCGACGCGGAGGGCCGGGACGAGCTGGCCGGGCACCTGGACGTGCACCGCCGCCTCGTCGAGCTGATCGAGCGGGGCGACCCGGACGCGGCCGAGGCGCTCTGGCGCCGGCACGTGGCCGAGGCCACCGACGAGAGGTCAGCCGCGCCGCTCGACCTTCTCGGCGGCTGA
- the urtC gene encoding urea ABC transporter permease subunit UrtC, with the protein MSAQAGEPVTLDAAAGPADASPPAEPVTPAAGGGWRSKVLTARAGWLSSFAVVLVVAALAPLFLGASYELPLFTKYLCYAIIGIGIGLAWGQGGMLTLGQGLFVGLGGYAMGMYLKLHDAGPGKVPDFMNWSGVEKLPAFWEPFRNPVVALVAVIVAPVVVATLLGLLVFRQRVRGAYFAILTQALAAAFVILLVGQQGYTGGTNGLTNFSSFFGIDTYADNGRRELYYITAGVLLVLFLLLRLVVLSRFGRLLLAIRDGEDRVRFLGYDPTVIKTIAFAMSAVTAAVGGALIVPVVGIINPGMLDIVPSIEVVIAVAVGGRYSLIGAVVGAIVVNWAKSTFSDDYPSAWTYFQGALFIGVIAFLPRGISGLFWTIRDNAVWAAGRLGIRVPAHRAGGTSGPPAGVLDTAPNPSAGLIPGQSTPGAKGLT; encoded by the coding sequence ATGAGCGCCCAGGCCGGCGAGCCCGTGACGCTGGACGCGGCGGCCGGGCCCGCCGATGCGAGCCCGCCGGCCGAGCCGGTCACGCCGGCGGCCGGCGGCGGCTGGCGTTCGAAGGTGCTGACGGCCCGGGCCGGGTGGTTGTCCTCGTTCGCCGTCGTGCTGGTGGTCGCGGCCCTCGCGCCGCTGTTCCTCGGCGCCTCCTACGAACTGCCGCTGTTCACCAAGTACCTGTGCTACGCGATCATCGGGATCGGCATCGGCCTGGCCTGGGGCCAGGGCGGCATGCTGACCCTCGGCCAGGGGCTGTTCGTCGGCCTCGGCGGCTACGCGATGGGCATGTACCTCAAGCTGCACGACGCCGGCCCCGGCAAGGTGCCGGACTTCATGAACTGGAGTGGCGTCGAGAAGCTGCCCGCGTTCTGGGAGCCCTTCCGCAACCCCGTCGTGGCGCTCGTCGCGGTCATCGTCGCGCCGGTCGTCGTCGCGACGCTGCTCGGCCTGCTGGTCTTCCGCCAGCGCGTCCGCGGCGCCTACTTCGCGATCCTCACCCAGGCGCTGGCCGCCGCGTTCGTGATCCTGCTGGTAGGCCAGCAGGGCTACACCGGCGGCACGAACGGCCTGACGAACTTCAGCTCGTTCTTCGGCATCGACACGTACGCGGACAACGGCCGCCGCGAGCTCTACTACATTACCGCCGGCGTCCTGCTGGTGCTCTTCCTGCTGCTGCGGCTGGTGGTGCTCAGCCGGTTCGGCCGGCTGCTGCTGGCCATTCGCGACGGGGAGGACCGGGTCCGCTTCCTGGGCTACGACCCGACGGTCATCAAGACGATCGCGTTCGCCATGTCAGCGGTCACGGCGGCGGTCGGCGGTGCGCTGATCGTGCCGGTCGTCGGCATCATCAACCCCGGCATGCTCGACATCGTCCCGTCGATCGAGGTGGTGATCGCCGTCGCCGTCGGCGGCCGGTACTCGCTGATCGGCGCGGTCGTGGGCGCGATCGTCGTCAACTGGGCGAAGTCGACGTTCTCCGACGACTACCCGTCGGCGTGGACCTACTTCCAGGGCGCGCTGTTCATCGGCGTCATCGCGTTCCTGCCGCGCGGCATCTCCGGGCTGTTCTGGACGATCCGGGACAACGCCGTCTGGGCGGCCGGGCGGCTGGGCATCCGGGTGCCGGCGCACCGCGCCGGCGGAACTTCGGGGCCGCCGGCCGGCGTCCTCGACACGGCGCCGAACCCGAGCGCGGGGCTGATCCCCGGCCAGAGCACGCCCGGCGCGAAGGGACTGACCTGA
- the urtB gene encoding urea ABC transporter permease subunit UrtB — MNGFLNQLPIGLSIAAVLLMSSLGLTFTFGQMGVINMAHGEFIMVGAYTTYMLQSWAGHEAVLAALPVAFVVAGLFGVILERTLIRRFYGRPLDTLLLTWGVSLILQQLVRDLIDNRGVQVVAPGWLIGGADWGGVRIPYNRVFIFALAIVCLAAIWLYMSRTPAGRRMRAVMQNRELAACSAVRTDRVDQLTFFLGSGLAGVAGVGLTLVGTISPTLGQRYIVDAFLVVVVGGLGQLRGAVIAAFALGLLNSYSEFWTNSSLAKVIVFVVIVAFLQARPQGLFQLRSRALT; from the coding sequence GTGAACGGGTTCCTGAACCAGCTGCCGATCGGGCTGAGTATCGCGGCCGTACTGCTCATGTCGTCGCTCGGTCTGACCTTCACCTTCGGTCAGATGGGCGTCATCAACATGGCGCACGGCGAGTTCATCATGGTGGGCGCCTATACGACCTACATGCTGCAGAGCTGGGCCGGGCATGAGGCGGTGCTGGCCGCCCTGCCGGTGGCGTTCGTCGTGGCGGGCCTGTTCGGGGTGATCCTGGAGCGGACGCTGATCCGCAGGTTCTACGGGAGACCACTGGACACGCTGCTGCTCACCTGGGGAGTCTCACTGATCCTCCAGCAGCTGGTTCGGGACCTGATCGACAACCGCGGCGTCCAGGTCGTCGCCCCCGGATGGCTTATCGGGGGCGCCGACTGGGGCGGCGTCCGGATTCCCTACAACCGGGTGTTCATCTTCGCGCTGGCGATCGTCTGCCTGGCGGCGATCTGGCTCTACATGAGCCGCACCCCGGCCGGCCGGCGGATGCGGGCCGTGATGCAGAACCGCGAGCTCGCGGCGTGCAGCGCGGTCCGCACCGACCGGGTCGACCAGCTCACGTTCTTCCTCGGCTCCGGCCTCGCCGGCGTCGCCGGGGTCGGCCTCACCCTGGTCGGCACGATCAGCCCGACCCTCGGCCAGCGCTACATCGTCGACGCGTTCCTCGTGGTCGTCGTCGGTGGCCTCGGCCAGCTGCGCGGCGCGGTGATCGCCGCGTTCGCGCTTGGCCTGCTCAACAGCTACTCGGAGTTCTGGACCAACTCGAGCCTCGCCAAGGTGATTGTCTTCGTGGTGATCGTGGCCTTCCTGCAGGCTCGCCCGCAGGGCCTGTTCCAGCTGCGCTCGCGGGCGCTCACATGA
- a CDS encoding alpha/beta fold hydrolase: protein MLALVALLALAATGPAAGPAALAVTLAAPASPGQAGSPGGDLPAPDELGGHGVGYQTVTIVDESRARVLTTAVWYPSDARLPAPGAPAAGLATPASYEIAPKVGIQSRVAVAGAPVERGRFPLVVISHGSAGNRVQLASLAEVLASRGYVVAAPDHPGDTMADFAAGRDEPQVDEASDRPLDVSAVIDWMLCPDREFGPVLNPGQVAVVGFSFGGLTALVAPVGFLHAPGDPRVRVVVAISPASEVLPADIAARIRVPTLLIGGTVDPLTPIERNADRTFGELTSAPDRLEVRVPQGTHNSFTDLCDQAYLAANGLVPAGIRVRLQLGALVTCLPPMAEAAQARQVARWYTVAYLERYLRGDDRYGRFLAPAAALPVRVTVRTTP from the coding sequence GTGCTGGCGCTGGTCGCGCTGCTGGCGCTGGCCGCCACTGGGCCCGCCGCCGGACCGGCGGCACTCGCCGTGACGCTGGCCGCTCCGGCATCCCCGGGCCAGGCAGGCTCCCCGGGCGGCGACCTGCCCGCGCCGGACGAGCTGGGCGGCCACGGCGTCGGCTACCAGACCGTCACCATCGTCGATGAGTCCAGGGCCCGGGTGCTGACCACCGCCGTCTGGTACCCGTCCGACGCCCGGCTGCCCGCGCCGGGTGCCCCGGCCGCCGGGCTGGCGACACCGGCGAGCTACGAGATCGCGCCGAAGGTCGGGATCCAGTCGCGGGTGGCCGTGGCGGGCGCACCGGTCGAGCGGGGGCGGTTCCCGCTGGTGGTGATCTCCCACGGGAGCGCCGGCAACCGGGTGCAGCTCGCGTCGCTGGCCGAGGTGCTGGCCAGCCGCGGCTACGTCGTCGCCGCGCCCGACCACCCGGGCGACACGATGGCCGACTTCGCGGCTGGCCGGGACGAACCTCAGGTCGACGAGGCGAGTGACCGGCCGCTGGACGTCAGCGCGGTCATCGACTGGATGCTGTGCCCCGACCGTGAGTTCGGCCCGGTGCTGAACCCCGGCCAGGTCGCGGTCGTCGGGTTCTCCTTCGGTGGACTTACCGCGCTGGTCGCGCCGGTAGGGTTCCTGCACGCGCCGGGCGACCCGAGGGTGCGGGTGGTAGTGGCGATCTCGCCCGCGAGCGAGGTGCTGCCGGCCGACATCGCCGCCCGGATCCGGGTGCCGACGCTGCTCATCGGCGGCACCGTCGACCCGCTGACCCCGATCGAGCGCAACGCCGACCGGACGTTCGGCGAGCTGACGTCGGCGCCGGACCGGCTGGAGGTCCGGGTCCCGCAGGGGACGCACAACTCGTTCACCGACCTCTGCGATCAGGCCTACCTCGCCGCGAACGGCCTGGTGCCGGCGGGTATCCGCGTGCGCCTGCAGCTCGGCGCACTGGTGACCTGCCTGCCACCGATGGCCGAGGCCGCCCAGGCGCGGCAGGTGGCGCGGTGGTACACCGTGGCCTACCTGGAGCGTTACCTGCGCGGGGACGACCGGTACGGCCGGTTCCTGGCGCCGGCCGCGGCCCTGCCGGTGCGCGTGACGGTCCGCACCACGCCCTGA
- a CDS encoding PaaI family thioesterase, whose translation MIGDEADIPAAGDATEVPAGSAPPDRGTGSVAAAPDPVEFAGGAARLAGLRRLTAWPRLPPPLPAEPAGTLAPVESPGADGSRAATRTVTLAEPPPPGDAAPSEDLMATDAPTGTGHPMRTGAPVGSPFADAAGARLLTTAEGHATATMTIPSWLTGPAPGGDLGTAAVTALAEIAMGAAGNAGLAADELTVTAAFQLRTRGSAKGWPGFGATAPAVSVFAPAPATDRVRRRRAELRAEARVQDSEADEPLRRVTATVSTPAGHPLATASAIRAVVRSTRLDRARAEDAAGLAQLTGPAGEGEAGTRARQTPDGLVCHRPPSHPLLAELAADVDHDGDRVTLRLTPPGWLANRLGQVHTAASCALVDAAIATALARRLPAGSAAHTLSLDLTVVHSLTLEAEVTAVATVRHVGRRLAVVDVEVSQSAGPPSVLARATVSRTSHRLSKQ comes from the coding sequence GTGATCGGGGACGAGGCGGACATCCCGGCCGCCGGCGACGCGACCGAGGTGCCGGCCGGCAGCGCACCGCCGGACCGCGGCACCGGCTCCGTCGCGGCCGCGCCCGACCCGGTGGAGTTCGCCGGCGGCGCGGCCCGGCTGGCGGGGCTGCGCCGGCTGACCGCCTGGCCGCGCCTCCCGCCGCCCCTCCCCGCCGAGCCGGCCGGCACGCTCGCACCGGTCGAGAGTCCCGGGGCCGACGGGTCCCGCGCGGCCACCCGGACCGTCACGCTCGCCGAGCCCCCACCACCCGGCGACGCCGCGCCGTCTGAGGACCTCATGGCGACCGATGCCCCCACAGGGACTGGTCACCCCATGCGGACCGGGGCGCCGGTGGGCAGCCCGTTCGCCGACGCCGCCGGCGCCCGCCTGCTGACCACCGCGGAGGGGCACGCCACCGCCACGATGACCATCCCGTCCTGGCTGACCGGCCCGGCACCGGGTGGTGACCTCGGCACTGCCGCCGTCACCGCGCTCGCGGAGATCGCGATGGGTGCCGCGGGCAACGCCGGCCTGGCGGCCGACGAGCTGACCGTCACCGCCGCCTTCCAGCTACGCACCCGTGGCTCGGCCAAGGGCTGGCCCGGTTTCGGGGCCACCGCGCCCGCGGTGTCGGTGTTCGCCCCCGCGCCGGCCACCGACCGCGTGCGCCGGCGCCGGGCCGAGCTGCGCGCCGAGGCGCGGGTGCAGGACTCCGAGGCGGATGAGCCGCTGCGCCGGGTGACCGCGACCGTCAGCACCCCCGCGGGCCACCCGCTGGCCACGGCGTCCGCGATCCGCGCCGTCGTCCGCTCGACCCGCCTCGACCGGGCCCGCGCCGAGGACGCCGCCGGGCTGGCCCAGCTCACCGGCCCGGCCGGGGAAGGCGAGGCGGGCACCCGGGCGCGGCAGACGCCGGACGGCCTGGTCTGCCACCGGCCGCCGTCGCATCCGCTGCTCGCCGAGCTGGCCGCCGACGTCGACCATGACGGCGACCGGGTGACCCTGCGGCTGACCCCGCCCGGGTGGCTCGCCAACCGGCTCGGCCAGGTGCACACGGCCGCCAGCTGCGCGCTCGTCGACGCGGCGATCGCCACGGCGCTCGCCCGGCGGCTGCCGGCCGGCTCCGCGGCGCACACCCTGTCGCTGGACCTGACGGTCGTGCACTCGCTCACGCTGGAGGCGGAGGTGACGGCGGTGGCCACGGTCCGCCACGTCGGGCGGCGACTGGCCGTGGTCGACGTCGAGGTAAGCCAGTCAGCGGGGCCACCGAGCGTGCTCGCCAGGGCGACCGTCTCCCGCACCAGCCACCGACTGTCGAAGCAGTAG
- a CDS encoding SAM-dependent methyltransferase, with translation MVFAPGHCVSDDEDLYEVARALSEAIPAGSYLALSHLGIAGTDAPTSGPSPNALTTSSSMPA, from the coding sequence ATGGTGTTTGCACCCGGGCACTGCGTCAGCGATGACGAGGACCTCTACGAGGTCGCGCGAGCCCTCTCCGAGGCCATCCCCGCCGGCAGCTACCTCGCCCTGTCCCACCTGGGCATCGCAGGCACGGACGCGCCCACGAGCGGGCCGAGCCCCAACGCGCTCACCACGTCGTCGTCGATGCCAGCATGA
- a CDS encoding cation diffusion facilitator family transporter, which produces MSGPADRSADVQLSPRPHAGHGPDDAPPASSPAAAGQSERPEASHREPAATRPAHVHQPAGTGQQSAEHEAAHESAAEAGAAQAGSGHEHDGRHEHGGRHEHGDSHRGHRHGAGGHSHRPSASADARLLTAALTLIGGFLVAEVIVGFAVGSVALLSDAAHMLTDAGSLALALVAMRLAARPAGGPLTYGWRRIEILSAQANGFALLALALVLAVPAAGRLVHPTGVAGAPVLVTALVGVAVNVGATTLLARADRRSLNVEGAFQHVLTDLFAFLATAAAGLVILLTGFTRADPLAALVVAAMMVRAGWGLIRDTSRVFMEAAPVGVDPAEIGQALAGLDQVADVHDLHVWEVTSGMAALSAHLLVDPAGDCHRISDAARRLVRERWRIDHVTLQVDHAEPTVLTVTLGPRWQCSVTPASSEPARDAGER; this is translated from the coding sequence GTGAGCGGTCCGGCGGACCGCTCGGCCGACGTGCAGCTCAGTCCGCGCCCGCACGCCGGGCACGGCCCGGACGACGCGCCGCCGGCCTCGTCACCGGCCGCCGCGGGGCAGAGCGAGCGGCCCGAGGCCAGCCATCGGGAGCCGGCGGCCACCCGGCCGGCCCACGTCCACCAACCAGCCGGCACCGGCCAGCAGAGTGCCGAACACGAGGCCGCCCACGAGAGCGCGGCCGAGGCGGGTGCGGCCCAAGCGGGTTCCGGCCACGAGCACGACGGGCGCCACGAGCACGGCGGGCGCCATGAGCACGGCGACAGCCACCGGGGCCACCGCCACGGCGCCGGCGGGCACAGCCACCGGCCGTCGGCGTCCGCCGATGCCCGGCTGCTGACGGCCGCACTCACGCTGATCGGTGGCTTCCTGGTCGCCGAGGTGATCGTCGGCTTCGCCGTCGGCTCGGTCGCGCTGCTGTCGGACGCCGCGCACATGCTCACCGACGCGGGCTCGCTGGCACTGGCGCTGGTCGCGATGCGGCTCGCCGCGCGCCCGGCGGGCGGCCCGCTGACCTACGGCTGGCGGCGCATCGAGATCCTCTCCGCGCAGGCGAACGGCTTCGCGCTGCTCGCGCTCGCCCTGGTGCTGGCCGTGCCGGCGGCCGGGCGGCTGGTGCACCCGACCGGGGTCGCCGGCGCACCGGTGCTGGTCACGGCGCTCGTCGGCGTCGCGGTGAACGTCGGGGCGACGACGCTGCTGGCCCGCGCCGACCGGCGCAGCCTGAACGTCGAGGGCGCCTTCCAACATGTGCTCACCGACCTGTTCGCCTTCCTCGCGACAGCGGCGGCCGGCCTTGTGATCCTCCTGACCGGCTTCACCCGGGCCGACCCGCTCGCCGCGCTGGTAGTGGCCGCGATGATGGTCCGCGCCGGGTGGGGCCTGATCCGCGACACCAGCCGGGTCTTCATGGAGGCGGCCCCGGTCGGCGTCGACCCGGCGGAGATCGGCCAGGCGCTGGCCGGTCTCGACCAGGTGGCCGACGTGCACGACCTGCACGTCTGGGAGGTCACCTCGGGGATGGCGGCGCTGTCGGCGCATCTGCTGGTCGACCCGGCCGGGGACTGCCACCGGATCTCGGACGCCGCCCGCCGGCTGGTGCGCGAGCGCTGGCGCATCGACCACGTCACCCTGCAGGTCGACCACGCCGAGCCCACCGTGCTGACGGTCACTCTGGGCCCTCGCTGGCAGTGCTCCGTCACCCCTGCGTCGTCGGAACCGGCACGCGACGCGGGCGAGCGGTAA
- the urtE gene encoding urea ABC transporter ATP-binding subunit UrtE: MTDDLMLRVTSLDVGYGRAQVLFGVNLEVPRGSLVCVMGRNGVGKTTLLNAIMGVLGPSAGRIEFDGKDVTKVPTYSRVRRGMGYCPQGHETFPQLTVHENLQVTWEAAKGRKGAIDEALDVFPRLKPFLRRRAGFLSGGQQQMLAMARALVTGPRMLILDEPTEGIQPSIVAEIEEVIERLHKEVGLAILLVEQYVDTAIKLADSFIVLDAGLVAHAGTAADLHDADLVRLLAV; encoded by the coding sequence ATGACCGACGACCTGATGCTGAGGGTGACGTCGCTGGACGTCGGCTACGGCCGTGCGCAGGTGCTGTTCGGCGTCAACCTGGAGGTCCCGCGCGGCTCGCTGGTCTGCGTGATGGGCCGCAACGGCGTCGGTAAGACGACCCTGCTCAACGCCATTATGGGGGTGCTCGGCCCGTCCGCCGGCCGGATCGAGTTCGACGGCAAGGACGTCACCAAGGTCCCCACCTACTCCCGCGTCCGCCGGGGGATGGGCTACTGCCCGCAGGGCCACGAGACGTTCCCTCAGCTCACCGTCCACGAGAACCTGCAGGTCACCTGGGAGGCGGCGAAGGGCAGGAAGGGCGCGATCGACGAGGCCCTCGACGTCTTCCCGCGGCTGAAGCCGTTCCTGCGCCGCCGCGCCGGGTTCCTCTCGGGCGGCCAGCAGCAGATGCTGGCGATGGCCCGCGCGCTGGTCACCGGCCCCCGGATGCTGATCCTCGACGAGCCGACCGAGGGTATCCAGCCGTCGATCGTCGCCGAGATCGAGGAGGTCATCGAACGCCTCCACAAGGAGGTCGGGCTCGCGATCCTGCTCGTCGAGCAGTACGTCGACACCGCCATCAAGCTGGCCGACAGCTTCATCGTGCTGGACGCCGGACTGGTCGCGCACGCGGGCACCGCGGCGGACCTGCACGACGCGGACCTCGTCCGGCTGCTGGCGGTCTGA
- the urtA gene encoding urea ABC transporter substrate-binding protein: protein MFRKSWRRLAPLAVLPALLLAACGGSGGSSGGSSSDTVKVGLLHSLSGTMAISEVTVKNSEMLAIDQINAKGGVLGKKIEPVVEDGASDWPTFAEKAQKLISQDKVATVFGGWTSASRKAMLPVFEKNKALLWYPVQYEGLEQSPYIFYTGATTNQQIIPALDYIKEQGKKKIFLVGSDYVFPRTANKEIKAYAAANGMEIDGEEYLPLGATEVSTIVNKIQQAKPDFVFNTLNGDSNVAFFKQLKSAGIGPSQIPTMSVSIAEEEVKAIGTQYLAGQYVAWNYYQTTDTPANKDFVAAFKAKYGSDKVTSDPMEAAYNAVYLWKAAVEKAGSFDVAKVKAAADAGGIALDLPEGHVTIDGATQHVYKTARIGLIGTDGQIKAVWSSPGPIKPDPYLKSYPWAAGLS, encoded by the coding sequence TTGTTTCGAAAGTCCTGGCGTAGGCTCGCGCCGCTCGCGGTGCTGCCTGCTCTTCTGCTCGCGGCCTGTGGGGGGTCGGGGGGATCGTCCGGCGGTTCGTCGTCGGACACCGTCAAGGTTGGCCTGCTGCACTCGCTGAGCGGCACCATGGCCATCTCCGAAGTCACGGTGAAGAACTCCGAGATGCTCGCTATCGACCAGATCAACGCCAAGGGCGGCGTGCTCGGGAAGAAGATCGAGCCGGTTGTAGAGGACGGTGCCTCGGACTGGCCGACCTTCGCTGAGAAGGCTCAGAAGCTCATCTCGCAGGACAAGGTGGCCACCGTCTTCGGTGGCTGGACGTCGGCCAGCCGCAAGGCCATGCTGCCGGTGTTCGAGAAGAACAAGGCGCTGCTCTGGTACCCGGTCCAGTACGAGGGCCTCGAGCAGAGCCCGTACATCTTCTACACGGGCGCGACCACCAACCAGCAGATCATCCCGGCGCTGGACTACATCAAGGAGCAGGGCAAGAAGAAGATCTTCCTCGTCGGTAGCGACTACGTCTTCCCGCGTACCGCCAACAAGGAGATCAAGGCCTACGCGGCGGCGAACGGGATGGAGATCGACGGCGAGGAGTACCTCCCGCTGGGCGCCACCGAGGTCTCGACGATCGTCAACAAGATCCAGCAGGCCAAGCCCGACTTCGTGTTCAACACGCTCAACGGCGACTCCAACGTGGCCTTCTTCAAGCAGCTGAAGTCGGCCGGCATCGGCCCGTCCCAGATCCCGACGATGTCCGTGTCCATCGCCGAGGAAGAGGTCAAGGCGATCGGCACGCAGTACCTTGCCGGCCAGTACGTCGCCTGGAACTACTACCAGACGACCGACACGCCCGCGAACAAGGACTTCGTCGCCGCGTTCAAGGCCAAGTACGGCTCGGACAAGGTGACGTCGGACCCGATGGAGGCCGCGTACAACGCCGTCTACCTGTGGAAGGCCGCGGTCGAGAAGGCCGGGTCCTTCGACGTAGCGAAGGTAAAGGCCGCGGCCGACGCCGGCGGCATCGCTCTCGACCTGCCGGAAGGCCACGTCACCATCGACGGCGCCACCCAGCACGTCTACAAGACCGCCCGTATCGGTCTCATCGGCACCGACGGCCAGATCAAGGCCGTCTGGTCGTCGCCGGGCCCGATCAAGCCCGATCCGTACCTGAAGAGCTACCCGTGGGCGGCGGGGCTCTCGTAG